A genomic region of Caulobacter vibrioides contains the following coding sequences:
- a CDS encoding acetyl/propionyl/methylcrotonyl-CoA carboxylase subunit alpha yields the protein MLSSVLIANRGEIARRIIRTARELGVRTIAVYSEADANAPFVMEADAAILIGPAPAKESYLDPRKILAAAKQMGAEAIHPGYGFLSENAEFAQSVTDAGLVWIGPPPSAIRAMGLKDAAKAVMIKAGVPTTPGYLGEDQSVDRLTAEAAKIGYPVLIKAVAGGGGKGMRKVEKADDFEAALGSCRREASAAFGDDRVLLEKYVTRPRHIEVQVFGDSHGNVVHLFERDCSLQRRHQKVIEEAPAPGMDEATREAVCAAAVKAAQAVNYVGAGTVEFIADASEGLRADRIWFMEMNTRLQVEHPVTEMVTGQDLVEWQLRVASGEPLPLAQDEITLDGWAMEARLYAENPATGFLPSTGKLKHFRLPEGDVRVDSAVEEGGEVTPFYDPMIAKLIAHGADREDAAQRLAEACALVEVWPVKTNAAFLAKCASHPDFVDGAVDTGFIEARLDELTERTFSDEPAMAAIGWRLDSFLEAEARRDPWEPAPSKLLGFRMNAPRASMHLPMSSDGKATPLRVALIGGGSEDWSWDIRHADGSTFDEVTRLPTTYGKGPIQVFEGGDVQEFDFVAKVGGAGEGGASDGAILSPMPGKIVSVAVSAGQAVSKGQTLLTLEAMKMEHAMAAPFDGVVAELSVSVGGQVSEGVMLARLEPAAQA from the coding sequence TTGCTCTCCTCCGTTCTGATCGCCAATCGCGGCGAGATCGCCCGTCGGATCATCCGTACCGCCCGCGAGCTGGGCGTGCGGACGATCGCCGTCTACTCCGAGGCGGACGCCAACGCGCCGTTCGTGATGGAGGCTGACGCCGCGATCCTGATTGGTCCGGCGCCGGCCAAGGAGAGCTATCTGGATCCGCGCAAGATCCTGGCGGCGGCCAAGCAGATGGGCGCCGAGGCGATCCATCCGGGCTATGGCTTCCTGTCCGAGAACGCCGAGTTCGCCCAGAGCGTGACCGACGCGGGGCTCGTCTGGATCGGCCCGCCGCCGTCGGCGATCCGGGCCATGGGCCTGAAGGACGCCGCCAAGGCGGTGATGATCAAGGCCGGCGTGCCCACCACGCCCGGCTATCTGGGCGAGGATCAGTCGGTCGACCGCCTGACCGCCGAGGCCGCCAAGATCGGCTATCCGGTGCTGATCAAGGCCGTGGCGGGCGGCGGCGGCAAGGGCATGCGCAAGGTCGAGAAGGCCGACGATTTCGAGGCCGCCCTGGGCTCGTGCCGTCGCGAAGCCTCGGCCGCCTTTGGCGATGATCGGGTGCTGCTGGAAAAGTACGTCACTCGGCCGCGCCACATTGAGGTGCAGGTGTTCGGCGACAGCCACGGCAATGTCGTCCACCTGTTCGAGCGCGACTGCTCGCTGCAGCGCCGCCACCAGAAGGTCATCGAGGAAGCGCCGGCCCCCGGCATGGACGAGGCGACCCGGGAGGCCGTCTGCGCGGCGGCGGTCAAGGCCGCCCAGGCCGTGAACTATGTCGGGGCCGGTACGGTCGAGTTTATCGCCGACGCCAGCGAGGGCCTGCGCGCCGACCGCATCTGGTTCATGGAGATGAACACCCGCCTGCAGGTCGAGCATCCAGTCACCGAGATGGTCACCGGCCAGGACCTCGTCGAATGGCAGCTGCGGGTGGCCTCGGGCGAGCCGCTGCCGCTGGCGCAGGACGAGATCACCCTGGACGGCTGGGCCATGGAGGCGCGCCTCTACGCCGAGAACCCGGCCACCGGCTTTTTGCCCTCGACCGGCAAGCTGAAGCACTTCCGCCTGCCCGAGGGCGACGTCCGCGTCGACAGCGCGGTGGAGGAAGGCGGCGAGGTCACGCCGTTCTACGATCCGATGATCGCCAAGCTGATCGCCCACGGGGCCGATCGCGAGGACGCCGCTCAGCGCCTGGCCGAGGCCTGCGCCCTGGTCGAGGTCTGGCCGGTCAAGACCAACGCCGCCTTCCTGGCCAAGTGCGCCAGCCATCCCGACTTCGTCGACGGCGCTGTGGATACCGGCTTTATCGAGGCGCGCCTCGACGAACTCACCGAACGCACCTTCAGCGACGAGCCGGCCATGGCCGCGATCGGCTGGCGGCTCGACAGCTTCCTCGAAGCCGAAGCCCGTCGCGACCCGTGGGAGCCCGCGCCGTCCAAGCTCTTGGGCTTCCGGATGAACGCCCCCCGGGCGTCGATGCACCTGCCGATGTCGTCCGACGGCAAGGCCACGCCGCTGCGTGTCGCTCTGATCGGCGGCGGCTCCGAGGACTGGTCCTGGGACATCCGCCATGCCGATGGCTCGACGTTCGATGAGGTCACCCGTCTGCCGACCACCTATGGCAAGGGTCCGATCCAGGTGTTCGAGGGCGGCGACGTCCAGGAGTTCGACTTTGTCGCCAAGGTCGGCGGGGCAGGCGAGGGCGGGGCCTCGGACGGCGCGATCCTGTCGCCGATGCCCGGAAAGATCGTCTCTGTCGCCGTCTCGGCGGGTCAGGCCGTCAGCAAGGGGCAAACCCTGCTGACGCTTGAGGCCATGAAGATGGAGCACGCCATGGCCGCGCCGTTCGACGGTGTTGTCGCAGAGCTGTCGGTGAGCGTCGGCGGTCAGGTCAGCGAGGGCGTGATGCTGGCGCGCCTCGAGCCGGCGGCCCAGGCTTAG
- a CDS encoding DUF4287 domain-containing protein, with protein MDGKPQGLTEQQKQWFASVRANLERETGKTLEQWVEIVRCECPETRPKARNDWLKATYGIGQNRAATIFGVAFPAEMGWDDADGLRAALWTDPASAAVLEALEAAMADLPGVVTGQRKGYTAWSRKSQFAAAKPLKGGGVALGLALTPEASPRLAEPRNETWSERLKAKLVVASPAEVDMALKALLKTAWDRS; from the coding sequence ATGGACGGCAAGCCTCAGGGCCTTACCGAGCAGCAAAAGCAATGGTTCGCCTCGGTTCGCGCCAATCTGGAGCGAGAGACGGGAAAGACTCTCGAACAATGGGTCGAGATCGTCCGGTGCGAATGTCCTGAAACCCGGCCCAAGGCGCGCAACGATTGGCTGAAAGCGACCTATGGCATCGGCCAAAACCGCGCCGCAACGATCTTCGGCGTCGCCTTTCCGGCCGAAATGGGCTGGGACGACGCGGACGGCCTGCGCGCGGCGCTGTGGACAGACCCGGCCTCGGCCGCCGTCCTCGAGGCGCTGGAAGCGGCGATGGCCGACCTGCCCGGCGTCGTGACCGGCCAACGCAAGGGCTACACCGCCTGGTCGCGCAAAAGCCAGTTCGCAGCCGCCAAGCCGCTGAAGGGCGGCGGTGTCGCGCTGGGCCTCGCCCTGACGCCGGAGGCCTCTCCCCGCCTCGCCGAGCCCCGCAATGAGACCTGGTCCGAGCGCCTCAAGGCCAAGCTTGTCGTCGCCTCGCCCGCCGAGGTCGATATGGCGCTGAAGGCGCTGCTCAAGACGGCTTGGGACCGCTCCTAG
- a CDS encoding HIT family protein — translation MSLDGRYDTGNIFAKIIRGEIPSVKVFEDDKVLAFMDVFPQARGHALVISKVSQARNILEVEPQVLADLTAATQTLARAIVTSLKPDGVVVTQFNGAPAGQTIFHLHFHVIPRYEGEALGRHGEGGMADVAELQALAEKISAAL, via the coding sequence ATGAGCCTCGACGGACGCTACGACACGGGCAACATCTTCGCCAAGATCATCCGCGGCGAGATCCCCAGTGTGAAGGTGTTCGAGGACGACAAGGTCCTGGCGTTCATGGACGTCTTTCCGCAGGCGCGCGGCCACGCCCTGGTGATCTCCAAGGTCAGCCAGGCGCGCAACATCCTGGAGGTCGAGCCGCAGGTTCTGGCCGACCTGACCGCCGCGACCCAGACGTTGGCTAGGGCGATTGTGACGTCGCTCAAGCCTGACGGCGTGGTCGTCACCCAGTTCAATGGCGCGCCGGCTGGCCAGACGATCTTCCACCTGCACTTCCACGTGATCCCCCGCTATGAGGGCGAGGCCCTGGGGCGTCACGGTGAGGGCGGCATGGCCGATGTCGCCGAACTGCAGGCTCTGGCGGAAAAGATCAGCGCGGCGCTTTAG
- a CDS encoding carboxyl transferase domain-containing protein — MPKLNSVIDASSDAFAKNAAHNRALVEELRAKVAQAALGGPESARERHTSRGKLLPRERVERLLDPGSPFLEIGQLAACDLYNGEAPGAGMICGVGRVSGREVMIVANDPTVKGGAYFPMTVKKHLRAQEIAAQNRLPCVYLVDSGGANLPHQAEVFPDRDHFGRIFFNQARMSAASIPQIACVMGSCTAGGAYVPAMSDETVIVRNQGTIFLAGPPLVKAATGEVISAEELGGADTHGRRSGVVDHVAENDEHALEIVRAIVANLNTTKPDQLVLADVEPPAHDPEELYGIVPTDVRAPYDVREVIARIVDGSQFDEFKALYGTTLVCGFARIWGQPVAILANNGVLFSESALKGAHFIELACKRKIPLIFLQNISGFMVGGKYEAGGIAKDGAKLVTAVASAEVPKFTVLIGGSFGAGNYGMCGRAYSPRFLFTWPNSRISVMGGEQAASVLATVHRDAAKWTPEEAEAFKAPIRQRYEDEGNPYHATARLWDDGIIDPAQTRDVLGLAISASLNAPIPETTFGVFRM; from the coding sequence ATGCCGAAGTTGAACTCCGTTATCGACGCGTCCAGCGACGCCTTCGCCAAGAACGCCGCCCACAACCGGGCGCTTGTGGAAGAGTTGCGCGCCAAGGTGGCGCAAGCCGCCCTGGGCGGGCCGGAAAGCGCCCGCGAGCGGCATACGTCGCGCGGCAAGCTGCTGCCCCGCGAGCGGGTCGAGCGTCTGCTGGATCCAGGCTCGCCGTTCCTGGAAATCGGCCAACTGGCCGCCTGTGATCTCTACAATGGCGAAGCGCCGGGCGCGGGCATGATCTGCGGCGTCGGCCGGGTCTCCGGGCGCGAGGTGATGATCGTCGCCAACGACCCCACGGTGAAGGGCGGCGCCTACTTCCCGATGACGGTGAAGAAGCACCTGCGGGCCCAGGAAATCGCCGCGCAGAACCGGCTGCCTTGCGTCTATCTGGTCGACAGCGGCGGCGCGAACCTGCCCCACCAGGCCGAGGTCTTCCCCGATCGCGACCATTTCGGCCGCATCTTCTTCAATCAGGCGCGGATGAGCGCGGCCAGCATCCCGCAGATCGCGTGCGTCATGGGCTCGTGCACCGCCGGCGGCGCCTATGTCCCGGCGATGAGCGACGAGACGGTGATCGTCCGCAATCAGGGGACCATCTTCCTGGCCGGCCCGCCGCTGGTGAAGGCCGCCACCGGCGAGGTCATCTCGGCCGAGGAACTGGGCGGCGCCGACACCCACGGCCGCCGCTCTGGCGTGGTGGACCACGTCGCCGAGAACGACGAGCATGCGCTGGAGATCGTCCGCGCGATCGTGGCGAACCTCAACACGACCAAGCCGGATCAACTGGTGCTCGCCGACGTCGAGCCCCCGGCCCATGATCCTGAAGAGCTCTATGGGATCGTCCCGACCGATGTTCGGGCGCCCTATGACGTTCGCGAGGTGATCGCGCGCATCGTCGACGGCAGCCAGTTCGATGAGTTCAAGGCGCTGTACGGCACGACCCTGGTCTGCGGCTTCGCCCGCATCTGGGGCCAGCCCGTGGCGATCCTGGCCAACAATGGTGTGCTGTTCAGCGAGAGCGCGCTGAAGGGCGCGCACTTCATAGAACTTGCCTGCAAGCGCAAGATTCCGCTGATCTTTTTACAGAACATCTCGGGCTTCATGGTCGGCGGCAAGTATGAGGCCGGCGGCATCGCCAAGGACGGCGCCAAGCTGGTGACGGCTGTGGCTTCCGCCGAGGTTCCGAAGTTTACCGTCCTGATCGGCGGCAGCTTCGGAGCCGGCAACTACGGCATGTGCGGCCGCGCCTACAGCCCGCGTTTCCTGTTCACCTGGCCCAACAGCCGCATCTCGGTGATGGGGGGAGAGCAGGCCGCCAGTGTGCTGGCCACCGTCCACCGTGACGCCGCCAAGTGGACGCCCGAGGAGGCCGAGGCCTTCAAGGCGCCGATCCGCCAGCGCTACGAGGACGAGGGAAACCCTTATCATGCGACGGCGCGCCTTTGGGACGACGGGATCATTGATCCGGCGCAAACCCGCGACGTCCTGGGTCTCGCAATCTCTGCTTCGCTGAACGCGCCGATCCCAGAGACCACCTTCGGCGTTTTCCGGATGTAG
- a CDS encoding DUF3667 domain-containing protein, with protein sequence MMTGADLDTAAADSVASLVRPKKRPFTQQGEPCKNCGTALEGWYCYSCGQNADTHHRSILHLIWEAIEGMFHLDGRLANTLPLLFFRPGKLAKDYMEGRIARHVPPFRTFLVSLLLFIFSAEHLIHNFRHEQELRAEKEAHALMTPAGRKAKADEMRQEATEARDERLAAAIEQRDEALKEPTPDKAAIAAEYAEDVKMAEERYASKTAEAQALQNNPNAGAEALAQIKNKGSKAADQIRSLNFEDPTKLESSANKIAEAQVAGSKVNIVVPDQARIKEQAAASGHETTAKETSKYWFKEGLAKAVANPDYYLLVTFGWAHRLAVLLLPIIGLSLALVYVNRRQYFIYDHLLVATNLLSFSFLLWALVFILPQPLIGAALTIVILWSPVNLFQTLRGGYGSTIIGALFKTSIVWFSSITAFATMLSGLLLFTLSQM encoded by the coding sequence ATGATGACGGGCGCGGATCTGGATACGGCGGCGGCGGACTCGGTTGCGAGTTTAGTTCGGCCGAAAAAGCGGCCGTTCACGCAACAGGGTGAGCCCTGCAAGAACTGCGGGACGGCCCTGGAGGGCTGGTACTGCTACAGCTGCGGCCAGAACGCCGATACGCACCATCGGTCGATCCTCCACCTGATCTGGGAGGCCATCGAGGGGATGTTCCACCTCGACGGTCGCCTGGCCAACACCTTGCCGCTGCTGTTCTTCAGGCCCGGCAAGCTGGCCAAGGACTACATGGAAGGGCGGATCGCGCGGCACGTGCCGCCGTTCCGCACTTTCCTGGTTTCGCTGCTGCTGTTCATCTTCTCGGCGGAGCACCTGATCCACAACTTCCGCCATGAGCAGGAACTCAGGGCTGAAAAGGAAGCGCATGCCCTCATGACGCCTGCCGGTCGCAAGGCCAAGGCCGACGAGATGCGCCAGGAGGCGACCGAGGCGCGCGATGAACGTCTCGCTGCGGCCATTGAGCAGCGCGACGAGGCGCTCAAGGAGCCCACCCCGGACAAGGCCGCGATCGCCGCAGAGTACGCCGAAGACGTGAAGATGGCTGAGGAGCGCTACGCCAGCAAGACGGCCGAAGCCCAAGCGTTGCAGAATAATCCAAACGCTGGCGCGGAAGCCTTGGCGCAGATCAAGAACAAGGGCTCCAAAGCCGCCGATCAGATCCGGAGCCTCAATTTCGAAGATCCCACCAAGCTGGAGAGCAGCGCGAACAAGATCGCTGAGGCCCAGGTCGCTGGCAGCAAGGTCAATATCGTCGTTCCCGATCAGGCGCGGATCAAGGAGCAGGCTGCGGCTTCCGGTCACGAGACCACGGCGAAGGAGACTTCCAAGTACTGGTTCAAGGAAGGCCTGGCCAAGGCCGTGGCCAATCCGGACTACTATCTGCTTGTCACCTTCGGCTGGGCTCACCGCCTGGCGGTTCTGCTGCTGCCGATTATCGGTCTGAGCCTGGCGCTCGTGTACGTGAACCGCCGTCAGTACTTCATCTATGACCACCTGCTGGTGGCCACCAACCTACTGTCTTTCTCATTCCTCCTGTGGGCCCTGGTCTTCATTCTGCCGCAGCCCCTGATCGGAGCGGCTTTGACGATCGTGATCCTTTGGTCCCCCGTCAATCTCTTCCAGACCCTGCGCGGTGGGTATGGCTCGACCATCATCGGCGCGCTCTTCAAGACGAGCATCGTCTGGTTCAGCAGCATCACCGCGTTCGCCACGATGCTGTCGGGACTCCTGCTCTTCACCCTTTCCCAAATGTAG
- a CDS encoding enoyl-CoA hydratase-related protein: protein MTNPIADPIVEVNDTDAMSPLVHMDSTPEGAVTVWINRPDKKNAFDAATIAALRQTFETLHGAEGVRIVFLRGVGGAFSAGADLSWMGAAVEWDEDDNRQDALELAHMLKALHDIPALTVALVEGPAFGGGAGLVAACDHALALVDAKFAFSEVKLGLTPATISPYVIQALGPRTAKLLFATGRVFDADDAWGFGLVDEVFEDVASLEAARDALIAEMAPCAPGAIGDAKALVNDFVGQKLDKGLIEESARRIARRRVSPEGQEGVRAFLDRRKPSWSE from the coding sequence ATGACCAACCCGATCGCCGATCCCATCGTCGAGGTGAACGACACCGACGCGATGAGCCCGCTGGTCCACATGGACAGCACGCCGGAGGGCGCGGTCACCGTGTGGATCAACCGGCCGGACAAGAAGAACGCCTTTGACGCGGCCACCATCGCGGCGCTGCGCCAGACCTTCGAGACCCTGCACGGCGCCGAGGGCGTGCGGATCGTGTTCCTGCGCGGCGTCGGCGGCGCCTTTAGCGCCGGCGCCGATCTGTCCTGGATGGGCGCGGCCGTCGAGTGGGACGAGGATGACAACCGCCAGGACGCGCTGGAACTGGCGCATATGCTCAAGGCGCTGCACGACATCCCGGCCCTGACCGTGGCCCTGGTCGAAGGGCCGGCTTTCGGCGGCGGCGCGGGTCTGGTGGCGGCGTGCGACCATGCGCTGGCGCTGGTCGACGCCAAGTTCGCCTTTTCCGAGGTGAAGCTGGGCCTGACCCCGGCGACGATCAGCCCCTACGTGATCCAAGCTCTGGGCCCGCGCACCGCCAAGCTGCTGTTCGCCACCGGCCGCGTGTTCGACGCCGATGACGCCTGGGGCTTTGGTCTGGTCGACGAGGTGTTCGAGGATGTCGCCAGCCTGGAGGCCGCCCGCGACGCCCTGATCGCCGAGATGGCGCCCTGCGCCCCGGGCGCGATCGGCGACGCCAAGGCCTTGGTCAACGACTTCGTTGGTCAAAAGCTCGACAAGGGACTGATCGAAGAGAGCGCTCGGCGCATCGCGCGCCGCCGTGTTTCGCCTGAGGGACAAGAAGGCGTGCGCGCTTTCCTCGACCGTCGTAAACCCTCCTGGTCTGAATAG